A stretch of DNA from Methanocalculus natronophilus:
CCATCTTTCTTCCACTCCTCTTCAAGGATGGCAGGCTCGGTCTCGCGGCCTACGAATTCCCTAATCATACTTAGTACTAAGCAGGATTAGGACTAAGCAGGATAGGACTAAGCAGGATAGGACTAAGCAGGATTAGTATTGAGGTTTTGCCTCCAGATTACTCTCAAAATATCAAGTAAGCAACCAATTTGAGACTAATTGGTGTATCCTCTTCAAATCATCAAAAAAAAATGAAGCTTATTGGTGTTAGCGAGGCAGAGACGGCCTCGTGGTACGTTTTCAGCCACAAAGAGATGATGGCAGACCTAATCTCCGGATTCCTCAATGAGGAATTTGCCTCTGCATGCGACTTTTCGACACTGAAGCGGTGTAATGGCAGTTATGTGACTGACGATCTCAGGGAGCGTGAAGATGCTATCCGGGTTGTGAGAAAATCAGCTCGTGACAGAATGATCAGAAAAAAGAGTGCGAGGGACCGGATTCGAACCGGCGAACACCTACGTGACTAGGCCCTCAACCTAGCGCCTTT
This window harbors:
- a CDS encoding Rpn family recombination-promoting nuclease/putative transposase; the encoded protein is MKLIGVSEAETASWYVFSHKEMMADLISGFLNEEFASACDFSTLKRCNGSYVTDDLREREDAIRVVRKSARDRMIRKKSARDRIRTGEHLRD